The DNA segment GTGGAATTCGATGTGCGATGAAGGTGGTATTGCCAAGTTGTTTAGCGTTGGTGCGTGGATAGTTTGTCAAGGGTTCCGGGATAGGCAGGCAGGATCGAAATCAGCATGATCCGGGTGCCATGCCGTACAAACACAACGCAGATCGTCGTCACCATATCGGAAAGATGAAATTCAGGGTGACGAATTGGCGGGAATACGAAGCAGGTCTGCGTCAGCGTGGTAGCCTGACATTATGGGTAACGCCGGAGGCGCTAATCGGGTGGCGCGCTCCCCGACGCAAGACCCGGGGCGGCCAAGCCCGGTATTCCGATCTCGCAATCGAAACGGCCCTGACGCTGGGTTGCGTTTTCGGAATGCGGCTGCGCCAGACCGAGGGATTGCTACACTCGCTGCTTACTCTCATGGGGCTGAAAGTCCCTGTTCCGGATCATACGACGCTGAGCCGCAGGGCGCAGAAGTGGGAGCCATCAGCCCGACGAAACCGGCCGCTGCCGAACGGCCCGCTGCATGTGCTTGTCGACAGCACGGGATTGAAAGTGTACGGCGCCGGACAATGGCTGGAGGAGAAGCATGGTGTGAAGTCGCGACGGAACTGGCGCAAGCTTCACCTGGCAGTGGATGCCGACAGTGGCGAAATCATTGCTCATAGGCTGACAGACCAGAACACGGATGATCCTTCCCAGGTGGCGCCATTGCTCGATCAGGTCGACGGCGAGATCGACCAGTTCACAGCCGACGGGGCCTATGACGGCAAACCAACCTATCAGGCGATCCTGCAGCATAGCTGCACCGCGACCATCGTCATTCCACCTCGTGTCACGGCAGTGGCATGCTGTGATACCGGACCGCCTGGTCAGCGGGAGAAGCACATTGCCGCGATCGCAAGCGACGGTCGGCTGAAATGGCAGGCTGTTACCGGCTATGGTAAACGGGCTCTGATCGAAACCGCCATCGGGCGGTACAAGGCACAGATCGGACGACGCTTGCGGGCTCGCTCTTTCGCCGCTCAGCAGACCGAAGCGGCCATCGGTTGCATCGCTCTCAACCGCATGCTGGCGGGTGGACGCCCGGAGTCTCTCCGGCATCAAGTCAGGCAGGCATAACCGACAACATCAAAGAGCAAAATGCGTTCGATTTCATATCCGCGCACCAACGCGAATGCCCAGACCTTCGACCCATTTGCACTCACAAAGGAACACCATCATGACTGACTCCGCTCGCTTTGTGGCACCTGCCCTGTCCCATGCACAGGAAAGCGATCAACTAAGGGCGAACGTCGAGCGCAGCGCGCGCGACGGTGTATTGAAGCTGCTGCCGGCCGATTCCGTCACCGAGCACGCGCTGACGATCGGCGGCCGGAAGATTGCCTATGCTGCCACCGCCGGCACGCTGGATCTCTTCGGCCAGGACGGCGCACAGACCGGCGCGGTCTTCTACACCGCCTATGTCGCAAGGGATGGCGGGCCGAACCGGCCTCTGACCTTTGCCTTCAACGGCGGGCCGGGTGCTGCTTCCGCCTTCCTGCATCTCGGGCTGGTCGGGCCGAAGGTGCTCGATTTCGGGCCGGATGGACGTGACGGCGCCAATGCGAAACTCGTCGACAATCCGCAAAGCTGGCTCGATTTCACCGATATCGTGCTGATCGACCCGATCGGTACCGGCTGGAGCCGGACGGCAAAGGCCGACGACGCCTCCAATTATTATAACGTCAGTGCCGATGCCCAGAGCATCGCCAAGGCGATTGCGCTCTATGTCGCGCACAACAACCGTTCCAACTCGCCGAAATATCTTCTCGGCGAGAGTTATGGCGGCTTCCGTGCGGCCAAGGTCGCCTCGGTGCTGCAGGAAAGCCAGGGCATCATCGTCGCCGGTGCTGTGATGCTTTCCCCCCTGCTCGAGGGCCAGCTGATGTTCAATGCCGATCAGTTTGCGCTCGGCGCGGCGCTGGAGCTGCCGTCACTGGCGGCGGCCGAACTCGACCGGCACAAGGCCTTTGACGAAGAGAAGCAGAAGGAGGCCGAGACCTTCGCGCTCGGCGACTATCTGACGACGCTGGCCGGACCACCGCCGATGGGTGCCGATGCCGCCGCCTTCTATGGCAGGATCGCTCGCCTGACGGGCATTCCAGAGGATATCGTCACCCGCAACCGCGGCTTCCTCGGCAGTTCCTTCGTCAAACATTCAGATGGGGGCGGCGAGGTGATGGGCGCCTACGACGCCTCCTTTGCAGCACCCGATCCCTATCCGGAATCGGATTACGACCGGGGCGACGACGCCATCCTTGACGGCTTCACCCGCGCCTATGGCGGCGCCTTTGCCGATTACGCCCGCAACGAGCTCGGCTTCAAGACGGAGATGACCTATTCGCTGCTCGACGGCGATATCAGCCGGCGCTGGGAATGGGGCGGCGGGCGCGGCGGCGGATCGCGCTTCCAGGCCAGCGCCAACGACGACATCCGGCAGCTGCTCGCCTCGAACTCGGCATTCCACCTGCTGATCGCGCATGGCTACAGCGATCTGGTGACGCCTTACAGCGTCAGCCGCTACGTCGTCGACCATCTGCCGCCCTCGCTCGCTGACGGCCGCGTCGGGCTAAAGCTTTATCGCGGCGGGCATATGTTCTATACGAAAGCCGATCAGCGGGCCGCCTTCACGGCGGATGCGAAGGCCTTCTACGCCTCACACCCGGCCGCTCAGCCGGCAGAGTAAAGCGTGGCGCGATCTTTCAGATTCGCCTGCCACGCTTTGGTTCTTTGTTTTCCGCATGTCATGATCGCAAAACCGGTCTACACTTTTGCGCGACATGCTTTGGGGGCTTGCACTGCCCAAGGCCGCAAATTGCTATAGTCATCCATGAATAGTTGGTGCGGATCCCACCTTTCGAATCAAGGAACGCACGGCGCCGATTCTCAGTGGTGTATTCGGACTTAAAATCAAAATCTGAGTTGTTCTAACAAACTACAGCAAGTCGCATCGCGAAACCGATGCTATGGCGGACAATTCACAAACGAGCACAAGGAAATCCTTACGTGAGATCCTCACCGAAAGAGACCGACACCGTGGCCATCCCGATTCATCGAGTGCATTCCCTGAACGTCGACCAGCCGATCGTGTCGATCAAGGACGTGCGCAAGGCCTATGGCGATTTCGAGGTTCTGAAGGGAATTTCCCTCGACCTAATGAAGGGCGACGTCATCTGCATCATCGGTCCGTCCGGATCGGGAAAATCGACCCTCATCCGTTGCATCAATGCGCTCGCGGATATTCAGGGCGGATCGATCAGGGTCGAAGGGCAGGAAGTCCACCATCCCAAGCTGGACAAGCTGGCACTCCGCCGGAAAGTCGGCATGGTCTTCCAGCAATACAATCTCTTCCCGCACAAGACGGCGCTTCAGAACGTGATGATGGCGCCCCTCAAGGTGCTCGGGCAGCCGAAGCAGGAGGTGGAACTTCGCGCCCGTGCGCTTCTCAAGAAGGTATACGGCTGGAAGGAAAGGAAAATGCCTATCCAAGCGAGTTGTCCGGTGGCCAACAGCAGCGCGTCGCGATCGCCAGGCCGCTGGCGATGCAACCTGACGTCATGCTGTTCGACGAGGTCACGGCGGCGCTGGACCCGGAGTCGGTGAAGGAAGTTCTCGTCACCATCAAGGAATTGGCGGCCGAGGGCATGACCTGCATCCTCGTCACTCATGAAATGGGCTTCGCCCGAGAAGTTGCGGACCACATCTATTTCACCGATCGCGGCGTGATCGTCGAACACGGTCCCCCTGCATCGTTCGTCGACAATGCCAAGGATCCGAGAACGAAGGCGTTCCTCGGACAGATTCTTTGAGGCGCGCAAGACAATGATCGAAACACCCTATCTGCTTTTCCTGGGCGATGCGCCCGATCGACTGGCTGCCAAGGTCGCGCAGGGGATCAAGGACTGGCGACCGGAACTGGCTGTCGGGCAATTGCGCCTTCCTGACTGCAAGGCCGATCTCAGCCTGCCGGACCTGACGATAGGCCAGGCGGCTGAAGTGGGCGTGAAGACGCTCGTCATCGGTGTGGCCAATCGCGGCGGCGTCATCTCGCCGTCGTGGAAATCAGTGCTTCTGCAGGCGCTCGATGCCGGGCTCGATCTCGCTTCCGGCCTGCACAATCTGTTGCGCGACGAAGCCGATCTGGTTGCAAAGGCGAAGGCGCTCGGCTGCACCCTGCATGATGTCCGCGTGCCGACGGTTGCCTACCCGATCGCCAATGGTAGAAAGCGGACAGGCAAGAGAATACTGGCAGTCGGCACCGATTGCTCGGTCGGCAAGATGTACACGGCGCTGTGCATGGAAAAGGCGATGCGTGCGCAGGGACGGAAGGCGACCTTCCGCGCGACCGGCC comes from the Rhizobium leguminosarum genome and includes:
- a CDS encoding IS5 family transposase — its product is MPYKHNADRRHHIGKMKFRVTNWREYEAGLRQRGSLTLWVTPEALIGWRAPRRKTRGGQARYSDLAIETALTLGCVFGMRLRQTEGLLHSLLTLMGLKVPVPDHTTLSRRAQKWEPSARRNRPLPNGPLHVLVDSTGLKVYGAGQWLEEKHGVKSRRNWRKLHLAVDADSGEIIAHRLTDQNTDDPSQVAPLLDQVDGEIDQFTADGAYDGKPTYQAILQHSCTATIVIPPRVTAVACCDTGPPGQREKHIAAIASDGRLKWQAVTGYGKRALIETAIGRYKAQIGRRLRARSFAAQQTEAAIGCIALNRMLAGGRPESLRHQVRQA
- a CDS encoding S10 family peptidase — its product is MTDSARFVAPALSHAQESDQLRANVERSARDGVLKLLPADSVTEHALTIGGRKIAYAATAGTLDLFGQDGAQTGAVFYTAYVARDGGPNRPLTFAFNGGPGAASAFLHLGLVGPKVLDFGPDGRDGANAKLVDNPQSWLDFTDIVLIDPIGTGWSRTAKADDASNYYNVSADAQSIAKAIALYVAHNNRSNSPKYLLGESYGGFRAAKVASVLQESQGIIVAGAVMLSPLLEGQLMFNADQFALGAALELPSLAAAELDRHKAFDEEKQKEAETFALGDYLTTLAGPPPMGADAAAFYGRIARLTGIPEDIVTRNRGFLGSSFVKHSDGGGEVMGAYDASFAAPDPYPESDYDRGDDAILDGFTRAYGGAFADYARNELGFKTEMTYSLLDGDISRRWEWGGGRGGGSRFQASANDDIRQLLASNSAFHLLIAHGYSDLVTPYSVSRYVVDHLPPSLADGRVGLKLYRGGHMFYTKADQRAAFTADAKAFYASHPAAQPAE
- the dgcN gene encoding N-acetyltransferase DgcN; its protein translation is MIETPYLLFLGDAPDRLAAKVAQGIKDWRPELAVGQLRLPDCKADLSLPDLTIGQAAEVGVKTLVIGVANRGGVISPSWKSVLLQALDAGLDLASGLHNLLRDEADLVAKAKALGCTLHDVRVPTVAYPIANGRKRTGKRILAVGTDCSVGKMYTALCMEKAMRAQGRKATFRATGQTGILITGDGVPLDAVIADFMAGSIEFLTPDNDPDHWDLIEGQGSLFHASYSGVTLALIHGGQPDALVLCHEPNRPHMRGLPDYELPSLEALRDLSLTMARIVNPACEVVGISLNTSAMSAEDAMALCAETERLMGLPTVDPFRQGADRLVAVLEGL